TAATGGGGTCAAGGCCGAGCTCGCTTGCGATGGCGCCGGAAAGCGTCGCGACTTCGAGGGAGTGTTGTAGGACGTTCTGACCGTACGAGGTACGGTACTTGAGACGACCAAGCGTCTTGACGATATCAGGATGCAAGTCATGAATGCCCATGTCGAAGGTCGCCTGCTCGCCGGCTTCTTGAACCTGTTGGTCGACGTAACGCGTAGCCTTCTCGAACATCTCCTCGACACGCGCGGGATGAATGCGCCCGTCAGCGATGAGGTTCTCGAGCGTGATGCGCGCGGTCTCGCGGCGAACCGGATCGAAGCACGAGAGCGTGACGGTCTCGGGCGTATCGTCGATAATGAGGTTGACGCCGGTGATCTGCTCGAAGGAGCGGATGTTTCGTCCCTCGCGACCGATGATGCGGCCCTTGATATCATCAGACGGGATCTGGACGGAGGTGACGGTACGCTCGGCCGTGTAATCGGCGGCCATGCGCTGAATGGCGACGGAGAGGATCTCTCGGGACTTGCGATTTGCCTCGGCCTTGGTGCGTGACTCAATATCACGGATGATACCGGCGGCTTCGGCCGTGCACTCCTCGCGGATGTCGTCGAGAACGATGTCACGAGCCTCGTCCTTGGTCAGTGATGCGATGTCGAGAAGACGACGGTCGGCCTCGTCGAGCTTGGTCTCAAGCTTCTTGTTAAGACTTTCGGTGCGCGACTGCAGGCTGTTGAGCTGCTGCTCGCGCTTATCGAGCCCGGAACTGCGTTTGTCGAGGGAGTTCTCGCGCTGTTCGAGGCGATCGGAACGTGCCTGTATGTCCTTGCTCTGCTGACGGACCTCCTCGGTCTGTCTGCGAGCCTCTTCCTCGGCCTGCTGCTTAATTTTGAGCGCTTCGTCCTTTGCTTCGATTGTTGCCTCACGGCGAATGTTCTCTGCGGATTTCTCGGCATCGGCAAGTGTGCGCTCGGCCTCGGCCATGGCACTCTTTGCATTACCACCTGAAACAAGGCGGGAGACCAGGAAACCTACGGCGAGGCAGACAACCGCGACAACGACGTAGATAACGATTTCCATTTTGACTGGTACCTTTCCTATGTCATATAAGTACGTTTGGATGTACCGATGAAAAAGGCCGGATACA
This window of the Coriobacteriaceae bacterium genome carries:
- the rny gene encoding ribonuclease Y; the protein is MEIVIYVVVAVVCLAVGFLVSRLVSGGNAKSAMAEAERTLADAEKSAENIRREATIEAKDEALKIKQQAEEEARRQTEEVRQQSKDIQARSDRLEQRENSLDKRSSGLDKREQQLNSLQSRTESLNKKLETKLDEADRRLLDIASLTKDEARDIVLDDIREECTAEAAGIIRDIESRTKAEANRKSREILSVAIQRMAADYTAERTVTSVQIPSDDIKGRIIGREGRNIRSFEQITGVNLIIDDTPETVTLSCFDPVRRETARITLENLIADGRIHPARVEEMFEKATRYVDQQVQEAGEQATFDMGIHDLHPDIVKTLGRLKYRTSYGQNVLQHSLEVATLSGAIASELGLDPITAKRAGLLHDLGKAVDHEVEGSHAVIGADLARRYGENPAIVHAIEAHHADVEPSTVLAVIIQAADAVSAARPGARRESYENYIKRLEKLEEIANSHEGVERTYAMQAGREVRVMVQPDSIDDAKSTVLAHDIAKQIEDEMQYPGQIHVVVIRESRSEALAK